TAAAAAGTGCACAAATTCGTGTAACAAGTAATCTTTAAGATATTTATCGTGATTATACATATAAATACTAGTTCTGCTATTGATATATATTCCACCATCTTCTTCATGATTTAAATCATTGAGAAAGCTTTTATATTTTAAGTATTCTTCCCGAGTTGGAAATATAAATATTTGCAGTCTTTTTGGTGTAAAACCATAAGATGGGGTTATATTTTTTAAAATAGTTTTAAATGCAGCTTCAACATTTTTCATCGAATGATATAAATTTAATGTTTCTTCACTAGAAAGAGAAGAATATATCGCAATTTGTCCGTCTTCAAAGTAATGTACGTTTTGAAAAAGCTCATCATTGGTTTTAGATTTCGCTTCACAGATATTTTGTTCATTTTTATCAATATATTCAATACAGTTACCAGGATGACTAATATTGAATGCCTCAAGGACGTTAACAGTTTCTATCCAAATTGGATTTGGTTTTTTTCTTTGTAAATCACTGAATTTAGTAGAATTTTTTAATATATATTTTAAAGTTTCAATAACTTCTTCTTTTTTAGTTGAATATCTTAAGTATTCTCCAAATAAAGAAATATAATTAGAATACGTTTTCTCGTCTTTTTGAGAGTCTAGATTTTTTAAAATATCATTTATATAATTGTATATTTTATTGAATTCTTTTTCATGGTTTTTATAAAAATCTCCCTTATAATTATAGATTTTTATAGAATTTTGGATTGGTATTATTGCATCATATAAAGAATTTTCTGAGTTTATCATTGATAAATGATTAGTTGGATTTGTAATATATTCTATTAAAGAAAGAGATTCTTTTTGTGTTTCCCAGTTATTAATAAGACTAAAAACTTCATGGGAGAGTTCTTTGAGTTCTGGTGTTCTATTTTTGTTAAATAATTTATGAGCGTAATTATATGTTATGTCATGAATTTTACTTTTTACTTGGGATTGAAGATTATGAAAGTTAGAGATTAAACCAATGTGTTGTTTATTTATTTTTATTGAAGTATTTAAGTATTTTGCATAATTGGTTAATTTTTTTTGATTTGCTTCGTTCAGGTTTTCTAACAGAAGTTTTGAAGCGTCTATAATTGATAAAATTTTCTCAGAAGTGATAATCTTTTTTTGAACTTTTTTTTCTATCAAACCAATTTTATTAAAGCATTGTGGATTGAGTTCGCTTAAAAAAGTATTAAACTCATCTCCTGATTTATTGCTAAGTTGTATTAAGCTTGCTGTGCACACAGCGAGGGAATCAGAATGGCTTTGCGTAATTTCTGCTTTTACGGTATTTGGTAAAGTTTGTGCATGAAGATTGGATAATAAACACAATGAAAAAATTGGATTTAATTTTACTATTTTTTTTAGTAAAGTAGTTTTCATAAAATGGCCTTTTCGTTTAATATAATTAAATATATGTATTTATATAAAAGTATAGATTTATTTAATATTTCCCCGTTTTTTTGAAACGGATTTCAGTTCTTCCTAAATTAATTTGTTTGTTTTTGCAATATTCTCATAATATTAAAAATTTTTTCTATATTAAATTATTGTTTATATAATTTTAAATTTTTTTTAATAATTTATTATAATATAAATATAAAATAAAAAAGTATTTTTTGCTTATTTAAAAAAAAGTCATTATTTAAAAATAAAAATATTTTTTGATTGAATTTTAATGAATTGGTAGTAAATTACTGTCACTCTGATTTTTACAGAGTGTATTTTTTGTAACAATTTTATGTGAGTCTATTCTTATGTCTATTGCCGCGGGAACTTTTGCGATTAAGAGGTTTCAAATTTTAAAACCCTCTAAAGATGTTAATATTCAATGGATTTTGCAAAAATTACAAAAGGTATTCATCTCTCCTCTTGTATTAGATGATGCAAGAGAAAGCGCAACGGGTTTTTGTCATCCTTTTTCTGGTGAGCCTAATTTTGAGAATCCTCACGCACTGATTTATGATCAAGCCTTTGTATTTGGGATGAGAATGGATAAAAAGAAAATTCCAGCAACTTACCTAAAACTACAACTTCGTGCCGCGTTTGAAGCCCTTGCAAATGATAAAATGGACGCTAATGGTGTAAACCGAAAAATTGGAAAAAAAATGAAAGAAACCATAAGAGACCGTATTATGGAAGAATTGTTAAAAAATACTCTTCCTTCTGTAAAGCTGGTTGAAGTCATTTGGTTTTTAAATTCT
This region of Spirobacillus cienkowskii genomic DNA includes:
- the rdgC gene encoding recombination-associated protein RdgC is translated as MSIAAGTFAIKRFQILKPSKDVNIQWILQKLQKVFISPLVLDDARESATGFCHPFSGEPNFENPHALIYDQAFVFGMRMDKKKIPATYLKLQLRAAFEALANDKMDANGVNRKIGKKMKETIRDRIMEELLKNTLPSVKLVEVIWFLNSNCIWLTSTSQAVVEEFEKLFTEAFELPLIVLNSGTASLDFESLLLNLPCDLEVFQNISPISLTGTAKRKNKQEFALHENASIF